One region of Thiomonas intermedia genomic DNA includes:
- a CDS encoding chorismate--pyruvate lyase family protein, translated as MSAPSSESWSPALPLGRRSGLENWLTDAGSLTRRLRQHSTHFELRLLRQGAARALRDEYPLLGLPQGRKVWRRDVLLMADGVPRVLGHSVCPLAALRGPWRLLRHLGVKPVGDAVFTRPQTRRSDLRVRRLRAAHPLCRMPHAAHGIGARWARRSSFVYGGVALWVSEVFFFDGP; from the coding sequence ATGTCCGCTCCGTCCTCCGAGTCCTGGTCGCCAGCGCTGCCCTTGGGGCGGCGCAGCGGGTTGGAAAACTGGCTGACCGACGCGGGCTCGCTCACTCGCAGGCTGCGCCAGCACAGCACGCACTTCGAGTTGCGGCTGCTGCGGCAGGGGGCGGCGCGGGCCCTGCGAGACGAATACCCCCTGCTCGGGCTGCCGCAAGGCCGCAAGGTCTGGCGCCGCGACGTGTTGCTGATGGCCGATGGCGTGCCCAGGGTGCTGGGCCACAGCGTTTGCCCCCTGGCTGCCTTGCGCGGCCCGTGGCGGCTGCTGCGGCACCTTGGCGTCAAGCCGGTGGGCGACGCGGTGTTCACCCGCCCCCAGACCCGGCGCAGCGACCTTCGCGTCCGACGGTTGCGAGCGGCGCATCCCCTGTGCCGTATGCCGCACGCGGCTCACGGCATCGGCGCCCGCTGGGCGCGCCGATCGTCCTTCGTTTATGGCGGCGTGGCGCTCTGGGTCAGCGAGGTCTTCTTCTTTGACGGCCCTTGA
- a CDS encoding dienelactone hydrolase family protein, whose translation MPHKYLTLHTADGQTVGAYLAEPEGKPKGGIVVVQEIFGVNAHIRSVADGYAAAGYLAIAPAVFDTLEKGVELGYDGPGMQKGMALVSELGFDRALASVQAAAQAVATAGKVGVVGYCWGGSIAYLASIRAGMPAVSYYGGRNIQLVKETAQGPLQFHYGLRDAHISEADREAVRVANPSAEFHVYDADHGFNCDVRASHDPAAAQLARERALTFFARHLG comes from the coding sequence ATGCCACACAAGTACCTGACCCTGCATACCGCCGATGGACAGACCGTCGGCGCCTATCTCGCCGAGCCCGAGGGCAAGCCCAAGGGCGGCATCGTTGTCGTCCAGGAGATTTTCGGGGTGAACGCCCACATCCGCAGCGTGGCCGATGGCTATGCGGCGGCCGGCTATCTCGCCATCGCGCCCGCCGTGTTCGACACGCTGGAGAAGGGCGTCGAACTGGGCTACGACGGGCCCGGCATGCAGAAGGGCATGGCGCTGGTTTCCGAGCTGGGGTTTGACCGTGCGCTGGCCTCGGTTCAGGCCGCGGCGCAGGCCGTCGCGACTGCGGGCAAGGTCGGCGTCGTCGGCTATTGCTGGGGCGGCAGCATCGCCTATCTCGCGTCCATCCGTGCGGGCATGCCTGCGGTGAGTTACTACGGCGGCCGCAATATCCAGCTGGTGAAGGAGACGGCGCAGGGCCCGCTGCAATTTCATTACGGCCTGCGGGATGCCCACATCTCCGAGGCCGACCGTGAGGCCGTGCGCGTCGCCAATCCCTCGGCGGAGTTCCATGTCTACGACGCCGACCACGGCTTCAACTGCGACGTGCGGGCCAGCCACGACCCTGCAGCGGCCCAACTCGCCCGCGAGCGCGCACTGACGTTCTTCGCCCGACACCTCGGCTGA